The sequence CCTCCCAAGGCTTAATTAAACCACTCACATCCTTATAATAACTCTCGACCTCCCTATTCTCAACAACCCATAACTCCCTGAGCTCATTAACGACATAGTCCCTACGCCTAACCCTTAAACTCCTCAGCGTCTCAAGTGATTTAGCTAGGAAATCCCTGGCGTCGGCATGCACCTTAATGTATGGTTTATATGCCCTGCCAAGGTCATAATCATCAATATTAACATGAATTAACTTACCACGAATCTCGAGACTATACCTACCAGTACCAATTTCGCTAAACCTATTGCCAATAGCCAACACGACATCAGCCCTCTTAATAACCTCATAAGCAACCATATTACCCGCCTTACCTGCGGCAACGCCGGCATAAAGTGGATGGTCAGGAGGCACTAATCCCTTAGCCATTATCGTAGTAGCCACAGGGGCATTCAAGGTCTCAGCAACCTTAATCGCCAATTCCCCAGCCCCTGACAATAACACGCCCCTACCAAGCAGGAGCACGGGGAACTCAGCATCAGCAAGCAGCTTAGCAACCTCCCTAGCAACATTACCATCAGCTACCGACTTCTCAACACCAATGCTGCTAACATTGACCGGGGAAACCTCAACCTCTGAGTCGAGTATATCCAAAGGCACCTCAATATAGACCGGACCGGGCTTACCACTAACCGCAACCCTATAAGCCTTGATCAAGGTCTCGGAAATACCACCAACACCATTCAACCTAAACGAAGCCTTAACAACATTGCCTAGGGTATTGAATTGGGTGTCATCACGCAACTGATGCATGTGAGTGCCCTTACCGCCAACCACCGACGGTGCAATAATAATTAAAGGATCACCCTCAACAAAAGCCTCAGCAATAGGTGACAGGGCACCAAAAACGCCAGGACCAGCAGTAAGCACGAGCAAGCCAGGCCTAAGCAACAACCTAGAAGAAACAAGTGCCATGAAACCTGCGGAAGGCTCAAACCTCGAATTAACAACAAACCCACCCCTATCAATTAAGGACCTCAACAAACTCAAAATATTCTCAGCGGCCACAGTAAAGACGTACTTATTAACGTTAGTAAACCAATCAGTGATTGCTTCGTAAACCTTCATACAATGCTTACCTCATTTAAGGACTTAAGGGTTATTATTAACCTTATAATTTTAAATAGGTCAATAATACATATTAAGTTTAATATTTAATTGATAAGAAATATTAATAAATAATTCCCAATAAAGGAATTTGAACAAAGATGGGACCAGACAAGCTACTTATGCTCTATTAGGCCCAGAAAATAGGTTTCTTCCTTGATGCCTATTGATTTAATGTTCGTAACTGCAATGACCCAATATTAGTAAAGGTCTTGTTGCCGTCAAAACGCCAACACGAAATGCCAACACGGTTCGCCTATTTCATCACACTTTTTGATCAAGTCGGTATTACATTTTGGTAATTACGCCGAACTTAATCGGTAGGAGGAATATCCTGCTTTACACGTTGCTTAGTACCGGTATACTTAGTGCAGTCACCGCCGTAATACTTACGTATGTTCAAGTTGGTATTATAGCATACATAATATTTATAATAATAGGTTTATTGAGGACATATTCATTTACAGCGAATATACCGCAGGTAATGCTGTTTCTCTCAATATTATTTTATCCGGTGCCACATAACATGCGGATAATTGCCGTAATAATGCTAATGATTGATGGAACACTATCCGCAATGGGCATCTACATAGAATTAAAAACAAAGAGGCATTAGTTTAATGATATTAAGTGCATGGGTTGGTTTAGCGGCCTTTGCAATACTCCCTCAGGATCTTCATCAGCGCTATTCCGTCTTCATTTCCATAGCCTTTACCGCTGGCCATTATGTAGAATTGAACAGCAAGGCTGGCCATGGGCAATGGACAATTAATGTTTTTGGCCGACTCTAGTGTGTACATTAAGTCCTTTATTATGAAGTCAATTGGAAAATATGCCGAATAATCCTCCTTAAGTATTTTCTCATGCCTTGCATCGAACCAGTAATTATAAGCAGCAGTATCCTTGGCGGCTTTCAGAAAATCTTCAGCACTCATGCCGAACTTAGTAATGAATTGAAGACCTTCAAGGAACACCAATAATTGGGCAAAGCCCATCGTATTCGTTATCAGTTTAAAGGCCACCGCAGTCTCTATTCTACCCATGTAGTAGATCCTGCCTGAGGATAAGTCCGTCAGTACCCTCTGAACATTAGAATTCCCAAGGAGTTCCTTGGGTCCACCAATAAAGAGTGGTGTTTCACCCCTCTCGGCCTGAGGAACCGTTAAACCCAACATTGCCACGAGAAAACCAACGCCCTTCCTATTACACTCCTCGGCAAGTTTTAGTTTACTTGGTATGTCCGTGGTGGTGGTTTCAATCGCAATTAACCCAGGTCTAGGGGCCCTAAGGATGCCATTCTCGTCTAGGTAAACGCTAAGCATATCCTCAGACTTAGGTACATTAGTCAGGAGTACATCCACAATTGAGGCCATTTCGGCAGGTGAGGACACACCTTTGGCCCCAAGTTTAATGAAGTCCTCAACCTTAGACTTAACAATATCATAGACGTATAATTCATAGCCCCGTCTCAGTAGGTTACGAGCAAAGGCGCCGCCCATTCTGCCTAGACCAACAACACCAACTTTCATTAATGTAAATAACGTAATGCCATATTTAAACACTGATTATTACATATAATATTACTAGAAATAATCATTATTGCCAAGGTATGATGATATGATCTTCCTCAGGGCGTTCCTAAGGTGTATATTTACAGTAGCCTTACTGATATTGAATTCCTTAGCGAGATTATCGAGATTAATGCCCCTTGGGTAATTAAAGAACCCCTTGTGATAAGCTGTCTGGAGGATTTTTCTCTCGATTTCAGTTAAACTGTAAATGGGTGATGTAAATACCATGGTTTTTGGAAACCTACTTACTTTATAGGTTATTATTTTTCCATGATTGCTAAGTTCATTATGTAACTCAGTTAACGAAGTTTCTAGTTCATTGGTGTCTTTGGTGAAGAAGTATGCTGTGAAGTCCTTGGTTCCGCTGTCTACATACGAGCTTATCACGATACCACCGTGTTCAAGGATCACATACTTAAGCATGCCCTTAATATCCCCTAGGAAAACAAGTTCATAACTACGATTATTAATTTTACCAACTGAAACCACATCAACAAT is a genomic window of Vulcanisaeta souniana JCM 11219 containing:
- a CDS encoding thiamine pyrophosphate-binding protein, encoding MKVYEAITDWFTNVNKYVFTVAAENILSLLRSLIDRGGFVVNSRFEPSAGFMALVSSRLLLRPGLLVLTAGPGVFGALSPIAEAFVEGDPLIIIAPSVVGGKGTHMHQLRDDTQFNTLGNVVKASFRLNGVGGISETLIKAYRVAVSGKPGPVYIEVPLDILDSEVEVSPVNVSSIGVEKSVADGNVAREVAKLLADAEFPVLLLGRGVLLSGAGELAIKVAETLNAPVATTIMAKGLVPPDHPLYAGVAAGKAGNMVAYEVIKRADVVLAIGNRFSEIGTGRYSLEIRGKLIHVNIDDYDLGRAYKPYIKVHADARDFLAKSLETLRSLRVRRRDYVVNELRELWVVENREVESYYKDVSGLIKPWEVIRAVREVFNRGRTVFIGDVGAHRIESFLMPVYDGESYITSTSYVSMGLAVPGAVATSIIYPDRDVVALVGDGGFLMTGLEVSTAVQYGAKPRIVVFNDSIYRVLGVYERIRFGGVTEALVRLPRIDFALLAKSLGAEGITITRREDLKPLLMDALDSDRAVVVDVHVDPSAVPIPYQRLYNLRSIS
- a CDS encoding NAD(P)-dependent oxidoreductase, giving the protein MKVGVVGLGRMGGAFARNLLRRGYELYVYDIVKSKVEDFIKLGAKGVSSPAEMASIVDVLLTNVPKSEDMLSVYLDENGILRAPRPGLIAIETTTTDIPSKLKLAEECNRKGVGFLVAMLGLTVPQAERGETPLFIGGPKELLGNSNVQRVLTDLSSGRIYYMGRIETAVAFKLITNTMGFAQLLVFLEGLQFITKFGMSAEDFLKAAKDTAAYNYWFDARHEKILKEDYSAYFPIDFIIKDLMYTLESAKNINCPLPMASLAVQFYIMASGKGYGNEDGIALMKILREYCKGR
- a CDS encoding helix-turn-helix domain-containing protein gives rise to the protein MRLAKLYVRIEHYNDWSYYTRDFEGVRTSMRYYYPFNDRGYSFEVITVTGNRGGTVKSFIRRFRYLGNIVDVVSVGKINNRSYELVFLGDIKGMLKYVILEHGGIVISSYVDSGTKDFTAYFFTKDTNELETSLTELHNELSNHGKIITYKVSRFPKTMVFTSPIYSLTEIERKILQTAYHKGFFNYPRGINLDNLAKEFNISKATVNIHLRNALRKIISSYLGNNDYF